From Salvia splendens isolate huo1 chromosome 16, SspV2, whole genome shotgun sequence, a single genomic window includes:
- the LOC121770584 gene encoding thioredoxin domain-containing protein PLP3A-like: MDPDSVKSTLSNLAFGNVMAAAARDYQKDLLAQGKANASSSVHDEVDLDELMDDPELEKLHADRIATLKKEAEKRQKLTMQGHGEYREITEGDFLGEVTGTEKVICHFYHREFYRCKIMDKHLKSLAPRHFTTKFLKLDAENAPFFVTKLGIKTLPCVILFRQGVASERLVGFQDLGGKDDFPTRKLELFFLKKGIIEEKKRDEEDDDYLEGKRTSVRTSVHTDSDSD; the protein is encoded by the exons ATGGATCCGGATTCAGTGAAATCGACTCTTTCTAATTTGGCATTCGGCAATGTCATGGCTGCTGCAGCTCGCGATTACCAAAAG GATTTGCTGGCTCAAGGGAAAGCTAATGCATCAAGCTCTGTTCATGATGAAGTGGATTTGGATGAGCTTATGGAT GACCCtgagctggagaaattgcacgCTGACAGGATAGCGACTCTTAAG AAAGAAGCAGAGAAGCGGCAAAAGTTGACAATGCAAGGTCATGGGGAGTACAGGGAGATAACAGAAGGAGATTTTTTGGGTGAAGTTACTGGCACTGAAAAAGTGATTTGTCATTTCTACCACAGAGAGTTCTATCGTTGCAA GATTATGGATAAGCACTTGAAGTCCCTTGCTCCTAGACATTTTACTACTAAATTCCTCAAATTGGATGCTGAG aatgCTCCTTTCTTTGTTACCAAGCTTGGAATCAAGACATTGCCATGCGTCATACTATTCAG GCAAGGCGTAGCATCCGAGAGGCTGGTGGGGTTTCAAGACTTGGGGGGCAAAGATGATTTCCCTACAAGGAAGCTTGAACTTTTCTTCTTGAAGAAAG GAATTATCGAGGAGAAGAAACGAGATGAAGAGGATGATGATTATCTTGAAGGAAAACGTACGTCAGTGAGAACATCAGTACATACAGATTCGGACTCTGACTAA
- the LOC121770585 gene encoding putative 4-hydroxy-4-methyl-2-oxoglutarate aldolase 3: MGSLATAEVCDTNAALVAVGDIRVLPPIFKTYGQCRAFSGPIVTLKVFEDNVLVRELLETKGEGRILVIDGGGSMRCALVGGNLGQLAQNMGWNGIVVNGCIRDVDEINGCDVGVRALASHPQKSYKRGIGEKHVPVNIAGTLIHDGEWLYADSDGILISKGELSL, translated from the coding sequence ATGGGTTCTTTAGCAACCGCGGAGGTTTGTGACACGAATGCAGCACTGGTGGCAGTTGGTGACATCCGAGTCCTTCCACCTATTTTCAAGACCTATGGGCAGTGTCGTGCATTCTCTGGCCCGATTGTGACTCTCAAAGTGTTCGAAGACAATGTGTTGGTGAGGGAGCTTCTTGAGACGAAGGGTGAAGGCAGGATTCTGGTGATAGACGGGGGAGGAAGCATGAGGTGTGCGTTGGTAGGAGGAAATCTGGGGCAGCTCGCTCAGAATATGGGTTGGAATGGGATTGTTGTAAATGGGTGCATACGAGACGTGGATGAGATCAATGGGTGTGATGTCGGGGTCAGGGCATTGGCGTCGCATCCCCAGAAGTCGTACAAAAGGGGCATCGGCGAGAAGCATGTACCCGTTAATATTGCAGGGACACTCATTCACGACGGGGAGTGGCTCTATGCAGATTCTGATGGAATCCTCATTTCCAAAGGAGAGCTTTCTCTCTAG